In Deltaproteobacteria bacterium, the sequence CTTGCCCTTGGCCAGCATTTGCAGATTCTCGAGTTTTTCGGCCCCGGCCTTGCCGACCAGGCGGAGATCCTTGCTCAATCGGCCGAGCACGGCCGGACAGGTGATCCAGACAAAGGGAGCCAAGTTGGAGCGCATGGGAAAGGCCAGAATCTTGACGTCCGAGACGGCCAGTGCCCCGGCGAACTCGGATTTCTCGGAGCCGAAAACAAGATCCGTGAGCTGGTCGAATTGGGCGATGGCCGTCGCTTCCAGACAGTCAGCCTTGTGACGATCGAAGTGGGCGCGCATGGCTCCCTTCATACCCGAGGCCTGGATCATGGGCCAATTGGTGTGCCGTTCGCGCTGGATGGGCAGGTCCACGACACCCAGAGCCACACCGCTTCCGGCATGGCAGGGAGTCACGGCGTACATAACGAGAATGGAATCTTGATTCGTGGTCATTGAATTTCTCCTTGTCTATCCGGCCAGAGGAACACAGCCGGTGTTGATTTTCATGCTGAAGACAGACCCGGCCGGTAGCCAGGATCTGGTCGGTTTGTGAAATCTTCGTGCCAGATCCCATCCGGCAAGGATCACCGGCTTGGGGGCGCTTACAATCATGCCCAATGTTTCGGATTCAAGGGGTACGGGAACAAGAGTCAGAAACCGATCGCCTTCCACTGTGGGGAAAGACGGAGTCTTGCACCTCTCGTAGCCACAAACTCGAAGCTCGCCTCCGAGAGTCAACCGGCCGGAATCGCCAATCCCGATGTCCCGATCCAGGCCGACGAGCAGGGTTACATCGGGTCGCAAACGAATGTGGCCGG encodes:
- the cmr4 gene encoding type III-B CRISPR module RAMP protein Cmr4 codes for the protein MTTNQDSILVMYAVTPCHAGSGVALGVVDLPIQRERHTNWPMIQASGMKGAMRAHFDRHKADCLEATAIAQFDQLTDLVFGSEKSEFAGALAVSDVKILAFPMRSNLAPFVWITCPAVLGRLSKDLRLVGKAGAEKLENLQMLAKGKAWVLSGQVKGRVLLEDMEVETVDGGEAIKALDALQPYLKGADRLLLVHDEVFSYGVTSCTQVMAQIKIDQSTGTTQSGSLRYQEELPADAIMYSVLLWGSSREGNGTHSAETVAGFIRQTMASHLQIGGDETLGRGIFELTWM